One Desulfatiglans anilini DSM 4660 DNA segment encodes these proteins:
- a CDS encoding PqqD family peptide modification chaperone — translation MKEMTLDTVVKRNEDIFMGSIDNETVAMSIQNGKYYQMNETASRILGLLDQERSISELCEIMQGSYRVEAPVCRGDVLDFVERMAELGLIETI, via the coding sequence ATGAAAGAAATGACGCTTGACACGGTTGTCAAGCGAAACGAAGATATATTCATGGGCAGCATCGACAACGAGACGGTTGCGATGAGCATTCAGAACGGCAAGTATTACCAGATGAACGAGACCGCTTCCCGCATTCTTGGTCTGCTCGACCAGGAGCGCTCCATCAGTGAACTGTGCGAGATCATGCAGGGATCATACAGGGTCGAGGCTCCTGTTTGCAGGGGGGACGTTCTTGACTTCGTCGAACGGATGGCGGAATTGGGGTTGATAGAAACGATATAG
- a CDS encoding paeninodin family lasso peptide produces the protein MERKTDLQEKGAGDLRREWQKPSVEELDINAMTLAGTTGDGSDNQSYS, from the coding sequence ATGGAAAGGAAAACGGATTTACAGGAAAAGGGCGCCGGTGACTTGCGGCGGGAGTGGCAAAAGCCTTCGGTGGAGGAACTGGACATCAATGCGATGACTTTGGCAGGCACGACCGGGGACGGATCCGACAACCAATCCTATAGCTGA
- a CDS encoding radical SAM protein, with translation MSSSGIEKGDRISADCLTVYPAEARLDLSSLCQLRCVLCPVMSRGGRPFIGRGVMPLADFVEFVESNPRIRLIELGNSGEVFLNPDLPAILRYAAEKGVATRIAEGANLNDASDEALEAVVRCKVRFLRVAVDGATQATYRLYRVGGELRKVLGNIQKINAYKNRYNTRLPHLILQFITFPHNEHEMKKMAFIARAMDMTLELKINVFHGYPPLSNPGALTDLLGYCDRESYQRKTGKPYMREICLQLWRSPQVNWDGRLLGCSGNKSVAYADYALGKAFAREVNNPHIQYARRMLMGIAPQRDDIPCSVCELYADYRRYGQWFTPREIRASMERWREQVPENEVL, from the coding sequence ATGTCTTCGAGCGGTATAGAAAAAGGGGACAGGATAAGCGCCGACTGCCTGACGGTCTATCCGGCGGAGGCCAGGCTCGACCTCTCCAGCCTGTGCCAGCTCCGCTGCGTGCTTTGCCCCGTGATGTCGAGAGGAGGGCGGCCTTTTATAGGCCGCGGCGTGATGCCGCTCGCCGACTTTGTCGAGTTCGTCGAGAGCAACCCCCGGATCCGGCTCATCGAACTCGGAAACTCGGGGGAGGTCTTTCTCAATCCCGATCTCCCCGCTATTCTGAGATACGCTGCGGAAAAAGGCGTTGCGACCCGCATCGCTGAGGGAGCGAACCTCAATGACGCCTCTGACGAAGCCCTCGAGGCGGTTGTCCGCTGCAAAGTAAGGTTTTTGAGGGTGGCTGTGGACGGGGCGACACAGGCGACCTACCGTTTATACCGCGTCGGCGGGGAACTCAGGAAGGTCCTGGGGAATATCCAAAAGATCAACGCCTACAAGAATCGATACAACACCAGACTGCCGCACCTGATCCTGCAGTTCATCACCTTCCCGCACAATGAACATGAAATGAAGAAGATGGCATTCATCGCCCGGGCGATGGACATGACCCTTGAATTGAAAATCAACGTCTTCCACGGATACCCCCCTCTGTCCAATCCAGGGGCGCTGACCGATCTGCTCGGGTATTGCGACAGGGAATCCTATCAGAGAAAGACGGGGAAGCCGTATATGAGGGAGATTTGTCTTCAGCTCTGGAGATCCCCGCAGGTCAACTGGGATGGAAGGCTTCTCGGGTGCAGCGGCAACAAGAGCGTTGCGTACGCCGACTACGCCCTCGGCAAAGCGTTTGCGAGGGAAGTCAATAACCCGCACATCCAATATGCCAGGAGAATGCTCATGGGGATCGCGCCCCAGCGGGACGACATCCCGTGCTCGGTCTGCGAACTCTACGCCGATTACCGGAGATACGGCCAATGGTTCACGCCCCGGGAGATCAGGGCCTCGATGGAACGCTGGCGGGAACAGGTGCCCGAGAATGAAGTGCTATGA
- a CDS encoding radical SAM protein yields the protein MKCYDLLKVDPVKARLDVSTVCQLRCLLCPTDENNGRAFLKSGTMPPSRFTRFLDYNPQIKWVELASSGEAFLNPDLPEILKSAHERGVATNLGGGVNLNDASEEALEALVRYQTVRVRVSVDGVTEETYRRYRIGGSLGKVLTNIRKINHFKQKYRSPFPELLLQFILFGHNEHELEKVFVLGKMLDMNVFIKLNRCPDQLPVRDREKIRNLMGYADRGEFIEAVGIQYCRDLCLGLWKAPQINWDGRLLGCGSNTRMAFAEDVLDGTFLQEINNERMTYARRMLLGKAPPCDDIPCSGCAFYKQISEHKLWYTPEEIGAVASKHGVCYEP from the coding sequence ATGAAGTGCTATGACCTCTTGAAGGTCGACCCGGTGAAGGCGCGGCTCGATGTATCGACCGTGTGCCAGCTCAGGTGTCTTTTGTGCCCAACCGACGAGAACAACGGCCGGGCCTTTCTCAAGAGCGGCACCATGCCCCCCTCGAGATTCACCCGTTTTCTCGATTATAACCCGCAGATCAAATGGGTCGAGCTGGCGAGCTCCGGCGAGGCTTTCCTGAATCCCGATCTGCCGGAGATTCTGAAAAGCGCGCATGAACGGGGAGTGGCAACGAACCTCGGGGGAGGGGTCAACCTGAACGACGCCTCCGAGGAGGCCCTCGAGGCGCTTGTCAGGTACCAGACGGTCCGCGTCCGGGTTTCGGTCGACGGCGTCACCGAGGAGACCTACCGCAGATACCGCATCGGCGGAAGCCTCGGGAAGGTGTTGACCAATATCAGAAAAATCAACCATTTCAAGCAGAAATACCGCTCCCCGTTCCCGGAGCTGCTGCTCCAGTTCATCCTTTTCGGGCACAATGAGCACGAGTTGGAAAAGGTCTTCGTGCTGGGCAAGATGTTGGACATGAATGTCTTTATCAAACTGAACAGATGTCCGGATCAGCTTCCCGTGAGGGACAGGGAGAAGATCCGCAATCTGATGGGGTATGCCGACAGGGGGGAATTCATCGAGGCCGTGGGGATCCAGTATTGCCGGGATCTGTGTCTTGGCCTCTGGAAGGCCCCCCAGATCAACTGGGACGGACGGCTTTTGGGATGCGGATCCAACACGAGAATGGCCTTTGCCGAAGATGTCCTCGACGGAACGTTTCTGCAGGAGATAAACAATGAGCGGATGACCTACGCGAGAAGAATGCTCCTGGGAAAAGCGCCGCCCTGCGACGACATTCCGTGCTCGGGCTGCGCCTTCTACAAACAGATCTCGGAGCACAAGCTCTGGTATACTCCGGAAGAGATCGGCGCCGTTGCATCAAAACATGGGGTCTGCTACGAGCCGTGA